One segment of Rhodopirellula bahusiensis DNA contains the following:
- a CDS encoding ABC transporter ATP-binding protein gives MNDVQESSVPDAVVVENLSQRFGRTEALNDVSLTIPQGTVFGLLGLNGAGKTTLLRHLLGLHQPRVGSVRVLGCSPITDREKVMRRIGYLSEEDSLPTWMRVRDLTGFCEAIYPRWDRAYAAELCEWFELSPDAKLRSLSKGGRARAGLIAAIAHKPDLLVLDEPGSGLDPIARDDILQAIIRTVSLEGRTVIFSSHLLDEVSRVCDQVAIMHQGKLIESMPMMAVDERYEEWILRSRDETITTQHARRDCPVEAGLGWYQEDGEWSLVVPRQSELSPTALPPDWQWIESRHVTLKRLFEAHVRAPRQSVTAEARDDQTSGREGAAMETSS, from the coding sequence ATGAACGATGTTCAAGAGTCGTCGGTGCCGGACGCCGTGGTGGTCGAAAACCTGAGTCAACGATTTGGCCGGACGGAAGCACTGAACGATGTTTCGCTGACGATCCCGCAGGGAACCGTGTTCGGATTGTTGGGGCTCAACGGAGCCGGCAAGACAACGCTGCTGCGTCACTTGTTGGGTTTGCATCAACCGCGAGTCGGAAGTGTCCGCGTGCTGGGATGCAGCCCGATCACCGATCGCGAAAAAGTGATGCGGAGGATTGGGTACTTGTCCGAGGAAGACAGCTTGCCGACTTGGATGCGAGTTCGTGACTTGACGGGATTTTGCGAAGCGATCTATCCGAGGTGGGATCGAGCGTACGCGGCGGAGCTGTGTGAATGGTTCGAGTTGTCACCGGACGCGAAGCTGCGATCTCTGTCCAAGGGCGGCCGAGCAAGAGCGGGTTTGATTGCCGCGATCGCTCACAAGCCGGACTTATTGGTTTTAGATGAACCTGGCAGCGGGCTGGATCCGATCGCTCGCGATGACATTTTGCAAGCGATCATTCGAACGGTCAGCTTGGAAGGCCGGACTGTGATCTTCAGCAGCCACTTGCTCGACGAAGTCAGCCGAGTGTGTGATCAAGTCGCGATCATGCATCAGGGCAAACTGATTGAATCCATGCCGATGATGGCGGTCGACGAACGCTACGAAGAATGGATCTTGCGATCGCGTGACGAGACGATCACGACACAACACGCTCGGAGAGATTGTCCGGTGGAAGCAGGTTTGGGCTGGTATCAGGAAGACGGTGAATGGTCGCTTGTGGTACCTCGGCAATCCGAGTTGTCGCCGACCGCGTTGCCGCCCGATTGGCAATGGATCGAAAGCCGTCATGTGACGCTGAAACGATTGTTCGAAGCCCATGTGCGAGCCCCACGGCAATCCGTGACGGCAGAGGCTCGCGATGACCAAACATCCGGTCGTGAAGGTGCAGCGATGGAGACTTCGTCATGA
- a CDS encoding GntR family transcriptional regulator gives MQIHLSDDGVPLYQQVVQQIRHRILSGQLSGGDEMPAIRTLAERLRVNPNTIARAYRELEQAGLVEKRRTRGTFVSSSPTSMSAKGKREAIEPAIDQLLVLSQGLGVDAKELSQWILRRDEELQRKRGESS, from the coding sequence GTGCAGATTCATTTATCCGACGACGGCGTGCCGCTCTATCAGCAAGTGGTCCAGCAGATTCGACATCGAATTCTGTCGGGCCAGCTTTCCGGCGGAGACGAGATGCCTGCCATCCGAACGTTGGCGGAGCGATTGCGCGTCAATCCGAACACCATCGCGAGAGCGTATCGCGAACTCGAACAAGCGGGCTTGGTCGAGAAACGTCGCACCCGAGGCACGTTTGTTTCGTCATCGCCGACGTCGATGTCCGCGAAAGGGAAGCGGGAAGCGATTGAGCCCGCGATCGATCAATTGCTCGTGCTCTCGCAAGGGCTGGGCGTGGATGCGAAAGAGTTGTCGCAATGGATTCTCCGTCGCGATGAAGAGTTGCAACGCAAACGGGGAGAATCGTCATGA
- a CDS encoding RNA polymerase sigma factor translates to MSHSIPFSKRVFQCLDHMVVHGGDAVAGLIDLTSTRMVRFATTITRNQHDAEDAVQTVLVKVAERPRLVRDADQPWNYLLRMVRNESLVITRRKSRLSLIDNLTDLLTVRRVDELEQEETNRAVWQALRKLPTKQSEVIVLKIWEQMTFLEIADVLEITPGTTASRYRYGMQKMTQLLRGDVESEVPVHG, encoded by the coding sequence ATGAGCCATTCCATCCCCTTTTCGAAACGCGTTTTTCAGTGCCTTGACCACATGGTGGTTCACGGCGGAGACGCGGTCGCCGGCCTGATCGACCTGACGTCGACTCGCATGGTGCGATTTGCCACGACGATCACGCGAAATCAGCACGACGCGGAAGACGCGGTGCAAACGGTGCTGGTGAAAGTCGCTGAGCGTCCGCGATTGGTCCGCGATGCCGACCAACCGTGGAACTACTTGCTGCGAATGGTCCGCAATGAATCGCTGGTCATCACGCGACGGAAATCACGCCTCAGCTTGATCGACAACCTGACGGATTTGCTAACAGTTCGGCGAGTCGATGAGCTGGAACAGGAAGAAACCAACCGCGCGGTTTGGCAAGCCCTTCGCAAATTGCCCACCAAACAAAGCGAAGTGATCGTGCTGAAGATTTGGGAACAAATGACGTTCCTCGAAATCGCGGACGTTCTGGAGATCACACCCGGCACAACCGCCAGCCGTTATCGCTACGGGATGCAAAAGATGACTCAGCTTCTGCGCGGCGACGTGGAATCGGAGGTGCCCGTTCATGGCTAA